One Egicoccus halophilus genomic region harbors:
- the panC gene encoding pantoate--beta-alanine ligase has translation MRRVTSIADLRTALAAERRAGRTVALAPTMGALHDGHLANVRRAAAEADVVVVSIFVNPTQFDRADDLAAYPRTLDADEAALRGLGGAAPAYVFAPFEREMYPTTPTTTVHVGGGITEVLEGASRPGHFDGVATVVTKLFHVVEPDVALFGRKDAQQNLVIRRFVTDLDVPVRLVFTPTVREADGLARSSRNQRLSAGARAAAVGLPRALRAGVLAARVDREADRAPDPGRVRHAALATLASVPDVAVDYLEVVDPDTLAPPDAARGEAAGVPAASSSAPGPSRRLLVATAAVVGGVRLIDNVEVGDVEDEDRLLAATD, from the coding sequence GTGCGACGGGTGACCTCGATCGCGGACCTGCGCACCGCCCTGGCCGCCGAGCGTCGCGCCGGCCGTACGGTCGCGCTGGCGCCGACGATGGGGGCGCTGCACGACGGCCACCTCGCCAACGTGCGTCGCGCGGCCGCCGAGGCCGACGTCGTGGTGGTCAGCATCTTCGTCAACCCGACCCAGTTCGACCGTGCCGACGACCTCGCCGCCTATCCCCGGACGCTCGACGCGGACGAAGCGGCACTGCGTGGCCTGGGGGGCGCCGCTCCCGCCTACGTCTTCGCCCCGTTCGAGCGGGAGATGTACCCGACGACGCCGACGACGACCGTGCACGTCGGCGGCGGCATCACCGAGGTCCTCGAGGGGGCGTCGCGTCCGGGACACTTCGACGGGGTCGCCACCGTGGTCACCAAGCTGTTCCACGTCGTCGAGCCGGACGTGGCGCTGTTCGGTCGCAAGGACGCGCAGCAGAACCTCGTCATCCGCCGGTTCGTGACCGATCTCGACGTCCCGGTGCGGCTGGTGTTCACCCCGACGGTCCGCGAGGCCGACGGACTGGCGCGCTCGTCGCGCAACCAACGGCTGTCGGCCGGGGCGCGCGCGGCCGCGGTGGGGCTGCCGCGGGCGCTGCGGGCCGGGGTGCTGGCGGCACGTGTCGACCGCGAGGCGGACCGGGCCCCCGATCCGGGACGGGTCCGCCACGCCGCCCTCGCTACCCTCGCGAGCGTTCCGGACGTGGCCGTCGACTACCTCGAGGTGGTCGATCCCGACACGCTGGCACCCCCCGACGCCGCGCGCGGGGAGGCGGCCGGTGTCCCCGCGGCGTCGTCGTCCGCCCCGGGACCGTCCCGACGGTTGCTCGTCGCGACGGCCGCCGTCGTCGGTGGCGTCCGCCTGATCGACAACGTCGAGGTGGGTGACGTCGAGGACGAGGACCGGCTGCTCGCCGCGACCGACTGA
- the folP gene encoding dihydropteroate synthase, producing MSDTPITRVEDAALVPAGGPARLALSRLPRAQAIADAVAAARGVSNWIDGRLVVTAVPSRLIDAAGRVGGRELADLVGGSVEPAVAAWLGEPTDLALPGREALPTGRRPVVMGIVNVTPDSFSDGGTAYDPDDHPAAAVRAALALREAGADVLDVGGESTRPGAEPVDADEELRRVVPVVEALAAEGALVSVDTTKAVVARAAVEAGAVLVNDVSAGTFDPQLLPTVAELGVPYVLMHLRGNPGTMQDQTEYTDVVGEVFDFLADRLDQLERLGIPRELVVVDPGIGFAKTATHNLLLLRHLREFTSLGRPLMVGTSRKSFLGRVGGVEEAGDRLVGSVVSAALAVAAGSRMVRVHDVAETVQAVRVAHATATAGDDDAEESAWTASS from the coding sequence GTGAGCGACACCCCCATCACGCGCGTCGAGGACGCCGCCCTGGTCCCCGCCGGCGGACCGGCGCGCCTCGCGCTGTCCCGACTGCCCCGGGCCCAGGCGATCGCCGATGCGGTGGCGGCGGCACGGGGGGTGTCCAACTGGATCGACGGGCGTCTGGTCGTCACGGCGGTGCCCTCGCGGCTGATCGACGCGGCCGGCCGCGTCGGCGGCCGCGAACTCGCCGACCTCGTCGGGGGCTCGGTCGAGCCGGCGGTCGCCGCCTGGTTGGGGGAGCCCACCGACCTGGCCCTGCCCGGTCGGGAGGCGCTGCCCACCGGTCGTCGACCCGTCGTGATGGGCATCGTCAACGTCACCCCCGACTCGTTCTCGGACGGCGGCACGGCCTACGACCCCGACGACCACCCGGCGGCGGCGGTACGGGCCGCCCTCGCGCTGCGGGAGGCCGGTGCCGACGTGCTCGACGTGGGTGGGGAGTCCACCCGTCCGGGCGCCGAACCGGTCGATGCCGACGAGGAACTGCGCCGCGTGGTGCCGGTCGTCGAGGCGTTGGCGGCCGAGGGGGCGCTGGTCTCGGTGGACACCACCAAGGCCGTCGTCGCCCGGGCCGCGGTCGAGGCCGGTGCGGTGCTGGTCAACGACGTGTCGGCCGGGACCTTCGACCCGCAGCTGCTGCCGACCGTCGCCGAGCTCGGCGTGCCCTACGTGCTGATGCACCTGCGGGGCAATCCGGGCACGATGCAGGACCAGACCGAGTACACCGACGTCGTCGGCGAGGTGTTCGACTTCCTCGCCGACCGGCTCGACCAGCTCGAGCGGCTCGGCATCCCACGGGAGCTGGTCGTGGTCGATCCCGGCATCGGTTTCGCCAAGACCGCGACGCACAACCTGCTGCTGCTGCGTCACCTGCGCGAGTTCACCTCGCTGGGACGTCCGCTGATGGTGGGCACGTCGCGCAAGTCGTTCCTCGGGCGCGTCGGCGGCGTCGAGGAGGCCGGGGACCGGCTGGTCGGCTCGGTGGTCTCCGCGGCCCTGGCCGTCGCCGCGGGAAGCCGTATGGTGCGCGTGCACGACGTGGCCGAGACGGTGCAGGCCGTCCGGGTCGCCCATGCCACCGCCACCGCCGGGGACGACGACGCCGAGGAGTCCGCGTGGACCGCATCGTCCTGA
- a CDS encoding type III pantothenate kinase, with the protein MLLALDVGNSNTVVGVYDGEDLVRHWRLKTDVDRTSDEFVLALAGFLDFAGIDLLTDVDGLVAGSVVPTVTEVVREMAARHLPFAPVVVEPGVRTGISLRHDQPQDIGADRIVNAVAAHARYDTAAVVVDFGTATSFDVVSADGAFVGGAIAPGVHVSAEALVQRAARLPKVATVAPPSPIGRSTVTALQAGIVYGFAGQVDGIVRRILTELGGEVATIATGGAAPAVLSACETIDTYDPWLTLEGLRLIWHRNP; encoded by the coding sequence ATGCTGCTCGCCCTCGACGTCGGCAACTCCAACACCGTGGTCGGCGTCTACGACGGCGAGGACCTGGTGCGGCACTGGCGGCTCAAGACCGACGTGGACCGCACCTCCGACGAATTCGTGCTGGCCCTGGCCGGTTTCCTCGACTTCGCCGGCATCGACCTGCTCACCGACGTGGACGGGCTGGTGGCCGGCAGCGTCGTGCCGACGGTGACCGAGGTGGTGCGCGAGATGGCGGCGCGGCACCTGCCGTTCGCGCCGGTCGTCGTCGAGCCGGGGGTGCGCACCGGCATCTCGCTGCGCCACGACCAACCGCAGGACATCGGGGCCGACCGGATCGTCAACGCGGTCGCGGCCCATGCCCGCTACGACACGGCCGCCGTCGTGGTGGACTTCGGGACCGCGACCAGCTTCGACGTCGTCAGTGCCGACGGGGCGTTCGTCGGCGGGGCGATCGCCCCGGGCGTGCACGTCTCGGCCGAGGCCCTGGTCCAACGGGCCGCGCGCCTGCCGAAGGTCGCGACGGTGGCGCCGCCCTCGCCGATCGGCCGGTCGACGGTCACGGCCCTGCAGGCGGGGATCGTGTACGGCTTCGCCGGGCAGGTCGACGGCATCGTGCGTCGCATCCTGACCGAGCTCGGGGGCGAGGTGGCGACCATCGCGACCGGTGGCGCGGCGCCTGCGGTGCTGTCCGCCTGCGAGACGATCGACACCTACGACCCGTGGCTGACCCTCGAGGGCCTGCGGCTGATCTGGCACCGCAACCCGTGA
- the lysS gene encoding lysine--tRNA ligase codes for MTDAQHPDDATSDDTTSTSESKLDEIVASRRAKVGQLREAGVEPYPVRFSPSATVAQVRDRYPDLEPGTETGDQVTVAGRVVAKRSMGRLRFLVLREEGADLQLFCPVKALDEPSRELIELLDVGDWIGATGEVLATKTGELSVKPSTLTLLGKGLRPLPSTWYGLSDTEARFRQRELDLVVNADARRVFAIRAKVFRALRAELDEREYVEVETPMLHPVPGGATAKPFVTHHNALDVDLYLRIAPELYLKRLVAGGMRRVYEINRSFRNEGMSTRHNPEFTMLESYEAYADYADVMDLTEALFRRAAQEALGTLELTYQGREVSLARPFRRATLLELTREATGRDELSYDTPVDELQTLCADHDVHTEDAWGPGKLLLELYEALVEHTLWDPTFVIDYPVEVSPLARRHRDDPQVTERFELILVGREHANAFSELTDPDDQRGRFEAQARAKAAGDDEAMAVDESYLRAMELGMPPIGGLGIGVDRLVMLLADVANIRDVILFPTLRPEQQA; via the coding sequence GTGACCGACGCCCAGCACCCCGACGACGCGACGTCCGACGACACGACGTCCACGAGCGAGTCGAAGCTCGACGAGATCGTCGCGAGCCGACGGGCCAAGGTCGGCCAGTTGCGCGAGGCCGGCGTCGAGCCGTACCCGGTGCGGTTCTCGCCGTCGGCGACGGTGGCGCAGGTCCGTGACCGCTACCCGGACCTCGAGCCGGGGACCGAGACCGGTGACCAGGTGACGGTCGCGGGCCGCGTCGTCGCCAAGCGTTCGATGGGCCGGCTCCGCTTCCTCGTCCTGCGCGAGGAGGGAGCCGACCTGCAACTGTTCTGCCCGGTCAAGGCACTCGACGAGCCCTCGCGGGAGCTGATCGAGCTGCTCGACGTCGGTGACTGGATCGGCGCGACCGGTGAGGTCCTGGCGACCAAGACCGGCGAGCTGTCGGTCAAGCCGTCGACGCTGACGCTGCTCGGCAAGGGGCTGCGGCCGCTGCCCTCGACGTGGTACGGGTTGTCCGACACCGAGGCCCGCTTCCGCCAGCGGGAGCTCGACCTGGTGGTCAACGCCGACGCCCGACGGGTCTTCGCGATCCGCGCGAAGGTGTTCAGGGCCCTGCGTGCGGAGCTCGACGAGCGCGAGTACGTCGAGGTGGAGACGCCGATGCTCCACCCGGTCCCGGGCGGTGCGACGGCGAAGCCGTTCGTGACCCACCACAACGCGTTGGACGTCGACCTGTACCTGCGCATCGCCCCGGAGCTGTACCTCAAGCGGCTGGTCGCCGGTGGGATGCGGCGCGTCTACGAGATCAACCGCAGCTTCCGCAACGAGGGGATGTCCACCCGGCACAACCCCGAGTTCACCATGCTCGAGTCGTACGAGGCCTACGCCGACTACGCCGACGTCATGGACCTGACCGAGGCGCTGTTCCGCCGGGCGGCACAGGAGGCACTCGGGACGCTGGAGCTGACCTACCAGGGCCGCGAGGTCTCGCTCGCGAGGCCCTTCCGGCGAGCCACGCTGCTGGAGCTCACCCGCGAGGCGACTGGTCGCGACGAGCTGTCCTACGACACGCCGGTGGACGAGCTGCAGACGCTGTGCGCCGACCACGACGTGCACACCGAGGACGCCTGGGGCCCCGGCAAGTTGCTGCTGGAGCTGTACGAGGCGCTGGTCGAGCACACCCTGTGGGATCCCACCTTCGTGATCGACTACCCGGTCGAGGTGTCGCCGCTCGCGCGCCGGCACCGCGACGACCCGCAGGTGACCGAACGCTTCGAGCTGATCCTGGTCGGTCGCGAGCACGCCAACGCGTTCTCGGAGCTGACCGACCCGGACGACCAGCGCGGCCGGTTCGAGGCGCAGGCGCGGGCGAAGGCCGCGGGCGACGACGAGGCGATGGCGGTCGACGAGTCCTACCTGCGCGCGATGGAGCTCGGCATGCCGCCGATCGGCGGGCTCGGCATCGGCGTCGACCGACTGGTGATGCTGCTCGCGGACGTCGCCAACATCCGCGACGTCATCCTGTTCCCGACGCTGCGTCCCGAGCAGCAGGCGTGA
- the folE gene encoding GTP cyclohydrolase I FolE — MSELPVQPEPQEDAGSVADLPGVEPRRVFDHDKIQRAVRMLFEAIGEDPDRPGIVETPARVAREYDEIFAGLLVDDPSDVLSVVFDERHDELVLMRDIPFHSQCEHHLVPFVGHAHVGYLPNVAGQVTGLSKLARLVDVCAKRPGLQERMTTMIADALERALDPRGVIVVVEARHFCMEMRGVRKPGAETVTSTVRGIFREDPRTRAEALSLLRGDPRRN; from the coding sequence GTGAGCGAGCTGCCCGTCCAGCCCGAGCCCCAGGAGGACGCGGGATCGGTCGCCGACCTGCCCGGCGTCGAGCCCCGACGGGTCTTCGACCACGACAAGATCCAGCGGGCCGTCCGCATGCTCTTCGAGGCGATCGGCGAGGACCCCGACCGGCCCGGCATCGTCGAGACCCCGGCCCGCGTCGCCCGTGAGTACGACGAGATCTTCGCCGGACTGCTGGTCGACGACCCCTCCGACGTGCTCTCGGTGGTGTTCGACGAGCGTCACGACGAGCTCGTGCTGATGCGCGACATCCCGTTCCACAGCCAGTGCGAACACCACCTGGTGCCCTTCGTGGGGCACGCGCACGTCGGCTACCTGCCCAACGTCGCCGGGCAGGTCACCGGGTTGTCCAAGCTGGCCCGGCTCGTCGACGTCTGCGCGAAGCGGCCGGGCCTGCAGGAACGCATGACCACGATGATCGCCGACGCGCTGGAGCGGGCGCTCGATCCGCGCGGCGTCATCGTCGTGGTCGAGGCCCGGCACTTCTGCATGGAGATGCGGGGCGTGCGCAAGCCCGGCGCGGAGACGGTCACGTCGACCGTGCGGGGCATCTTCCGGGAGGACCCGCGCACGCGGGCCGAGGCGCTGTCGTTGCTGCGCGGGGATCCACGCCGCAACTGA
- the folK gene encoding 2-amino-4-hydroxy-6-hydroxymethyldihydropteridine diphosphokinase, translating to MTSEQVLLGLGANVGDRLETLAAAVHAIDDLDGVAVQDVSAVYETPPWPPPDDPRAVSQEPYFNLVVKAVTSLDPHALLAETQLLEQAFGRDRDREVRWGPRTLDIDLLLFGGRELDTPRLTIPHPRLTERAFVLVPLLELLPGGELPDGRRLTRLLAALAPLEGIELVVRLEDVPGRRFERPEGPRAPRASFTRPVVDPTDGA from the coding sequence GTGACGAGCGAGCAGGTGCTGCTCGGTCTGGGCGCGAACGTCGGCGACCGCCTCGAGACGCTGGCCGCGGCCGTCCACGCCATCGACGATCTCGACGGGGTCGCGGTCCAGGACGTCTCGGCGGTCTACGAGACCCCGCCGTGGCCGCCACCGGACGATCCGCGAGCGGTCTCCCAGGAGCCGTACTTCAACCTCGTGGTCAAGGCGGTCACCTCGCTCGATCCGCACGCCCTGCTGGCCGAGACCCAGCTGCTCGAGCAGGCCTTCGGGCGGGACCGTGACCGCGAGGTGCGCTGGGGGCCACGCACGCTCGACATCGACCTGCTGCTGTTCGGCGGCCGCGAGCTCGACACGCCCCGGTTGACCATTCCGCACCCACGTCTGACCGAGCGGGCCTTCGTGCTCGTCCCTCTGCTCGAGCTGCTGCCGGGCGGGGAGCTGCCGGACGGTCGCCGGCTGACCCGGCTGCTGGCGGCGCTCGCCCCGCTCGAGGGCATCGAGCTCGTCGTGCGACTCGAGGACGTCCCCGGCCGCCGCTTCGAACGGCCCGAGGGCCCGCGCGCTCCCCGGGCGTCGTTCACCCGTCCGGTCGTGGACCCCACGGACGGCGCGTGA
- the panD gene encoding aspartate 1-decarboxylase, translating into MRRTLMKSKIHRATITEANLHYVGSITIDRDLMDAADLLPNEKVQVVDNDNGARLETYVIEGPRGSGTICLNGAAARLVHPGDTVIVISYAEFDDAEARTFAPTVVFVDADNRPTAAGREIHGVVA; encoded by the coding sequence ATGCGACGCACGCTGATGAAGTCCAAGATCCACCGCGCCACGATCACCGAGGCGAACCTGCACTACGTCGGGTCCATCACCATCGACCGGGACCTGATGGACGCCGCGGACCTGTTGCCCAACGAGAAGGTGCAGGTCGTCGACAACGACAACGGCGCCCGGCTCGAGACCTATGTCATCGAGGGCCCGCGCGGCAGCGGGACGATCTGTCTCAACGGCGCCGCGGCCCGCCTGGTCCACCCGGGCGACACCGTCATCGTGATCAGCTACGCCGAGTTCGACGACGCCGAAGCGCGGACCTTCGCGCCGACCGTCGTGTTCGTCGACGCCGACAACCGCCCCACCGCCGCCGGAAGGGAGATCCATGGTGTCGTCGCCTGA
- a CDS encoding Rossmann-like and DUF2520 domain-containing protein, producing MSARVAVVGPGRVGTLLAVALSRAGHRVVAVAGGSAAARERVGSLVAGVRPLASVTEAAARAQLLVLSVPDDAIEGVVRDLVRDDAIAPGQRVVHVAGARGLAPLDLARRAGAATAACHPAMTVSAGASDPELLHGTAWAVTAAAADRSWAHELVTDLGGDPLDVPEAARGLYHAGLSLGSNAVGAAVAAARQALLGAGIRQPERFLGPLAAASVTNVLDRGAAALTGPVVRGDAGTVARHLEVLHADLPALATTYRHLAAAVLAQATPGLDDDAVAALRAALEATPCDG from the coding sequence GTGAGCGCCCGCGTCGCCGTGGTCGGCCCGGGCCGGGTGGGCACCCTGCTCGCGGTGGCGCTGTCGCGGGCCGGTCACCGGGTCGTGGCCGTGGCCGGCGGCTCGGCCGCGGCACGCGAGCGGGTCGGCTCCCTGGTCGCCGGGGTGCGTCCGCTGGCCTCGGTGACCGAGGCCGCGGCGCGTGCCCAGCTGCTGGTGCTCAGCGTCCCCGACGACGCGATCGAGGGCGTGGTCCGCGACCTGGTCCGCGACGACGCGATCGCGCCGGGCCAGCGGGTGGTCCACGTCGCGGGGGCACGTGGGCTGGCCCCGCTCGATCTCGCCCGCCGCGCGGGCGCCGCCACGGCCGCCTGTCACCCGGCGATGACGGTGTCGGCCGGTGCGAGCGACCCCGAGCTGCTGCACGGGACGGCGTGGGCGGTGACGGCCGCGGCGGCCGACCGGTCCTGGGCCCATGAGCTGGTGACCGATCTCGGTGGCGACCCGCTGGACGTCCCGGAGGCCGCCCGCGGCCTCTACCACGCCGGCCTCAGCCTCGGGTCCAACGCGGTCGGCGCGGCGGTCGCGGCCGCGCGACAGGCGCTGCTCGGCGCCGGGATCCGCCAACCGGAGCGTTTCCTGGGACCGTTGGCCGCCGCCAGCGTGACCAACGTGCTGGACCGCGGCGCCGCGGCGCTGACCGGGCCGGTGGTGCGGGGCGACGCGGGCACGGTCGCGCGGCATCTGGAGGTCCTGCACGCCGACCTCCCCGCGCTCGCGACGACCTACCGGCACCTGGCCGCCGCGGTGCTCGCGCAGGCGACGCCGGGCCTCGACGACGACGCGGTCGCCGCCCTGCGCGCGGCGCTGGAGGCGACGCCGTGCGACGGGTGA
- the nadC gene encoding carboxylating nicotinate-nucleotide diphosphorylase — translation MVSSPDAGGASPDALSAAGREAVRRALEEDLGEAGDLTSIATVPADASGHAAFVARESGVVAGLALVAQTYEQVDPDVVVTFEVHDGDGVDAGQRLATVRGPLRSILTGERTALNFLTHLSGIATRTAAFVGAIEGTGCVVRDTRKTTPGLRLLEKAAVRAGGGVSHRTGLFDALLVKDNHVAAAGSIEAATRRALAGSGGRPVQVEVDSLAQLDEAVEAGARDLLLDNFGVEDTATAVARVRELEGDHGRIRLESSGRVDLDTVAGYARTGVDRVSVGAITHSAPQLDVGLDIRLDDTER, via the coding sequence ATGGTGTCGTCGCCTGACGCGGGAGGAGCGTCGCCTGACGCGTTGTCGGCGGCCGGTCGGGAGGCGGTGCGCCGGGCCCTGGAGGAGGACCTGGGCGAGGCCGGGGACCTGACCAGCATCGCCACCGTGCCCGCCGACGCCAGCGGGCACGCGGCGTTCGTCGCCCGTGAGTCCGGCGTCGTCGCGGGCCTGGCGCTGGTGGCGCAGACCTACGAACAGGTCGACCCCGACGTGGTGGTGACGTTCGAGGTGCACGACGGCGACGGCGTGGATGCCGGTCAGCGGCTGGCCACCGTCCGCGGTCCGCTGCGCTCGATCCTCACCGGCGAGCGGACGGCGCTGAACTTCCTGACCCACCTGTCGGGGATCGCGACCCGGACCGCCGCGTTCGTCGGGGCGATCGAGGGCACCGGGTGTGTCGTGCGCGACACCCGCAAGACCACGCCGGGCCTGCGGCTGCTGGAGAAGGCCGCGGTGCGGGCGGGCGGCGGGGTCAGCCACCGCACCGGGCTGTTCGACGCGCTGCTGGTGAAGGACAACCACGTCGCCGCGGCCGGATCGATCGAGGCGGCGACCCGCCGTGCCCTCGCCGGCAGCGGCGGTCGCCCGGTCCAGGTGGAGGTCGACTCGCTCGCGCAGCTCGACGAGGCCGTCGAGGCCGGAGCCCGCGACCTGCTGCTCGACAACTTCGGCGTCGAGGACACCGCGACCGCCGTGGCACGGGTGCGCGAGCTGGAGGGCGACCACGGTCGCATCCGGCTCGAGTCGTCGGGGCGGGTCGACCTCGACACGGTCGCCGGCTACGCCCGCACCGGGGTGGACCGGGTCTCGGTCGGGGCGATCACCCACTCGGCCCCGCAGCTCGACGTCGGGCTCGACATCCGCCTCGACGACACGGAGCGCTGA
- the folB gene encoding dihydroneopterin aldolase, with the protein MDRIVLTGIEAFGHHGVLPHEREFGQRFVVDVVLELDLSTAAASDDLADTVHYGELAGQVADEVAGAPVDLIEALAGRIADRALQPGRVVAVEVTVHKPSAPLPVVAREVAVTLRRERGGAGGAA; encoded by the coding sequence GTGGACCGCATCGTCCTGACCGGCATCGAGGCGTTCGGTCATCACGGTGTACTCCCGCACGAGCGCGAGTTCGGCCAACGCTTCGTCGTCGACGTCGTCCTGGAGCTCGACCTGTCGACCGCCGCCGCGTCCGACGACCTGGCCGACACCGTCCACTACGGCGAGTTGGCCGGGCAGGTGGCCGACGAGGTGGCGGGAGCACCGGTGGACCTCATCGAGGCCCTGGCCGGGCGTATCGCCGATCGGGCGCTGCAGCCCGGGCGGGTCGTCGCGGTCGAGGTGACCGTGCACAAGCCGTCGGCGCCGCTGCCGGTCGTCGCCCGCGAGGTGGCGGTCACGCTGCGTCGGGAACGTGGCGGAGCGGGTGGGGCGGCGTGA